Proteins from one Erysipelothrix larvae genomic window:
- a CDS encoding TrmH family RNA methyltransferase, whose amino-acid sequence MKIIDSPKNEWIKHLAQLNQKKHRDASDFILVEGAHLIEEARNAKILEQVLSTHEPCDVLISDRVSEKLSLTHSGSTQFGIVRKPSNDLSKDATRIMILDGVQDPGNVGTIIRSAYSFGFDGCLLTPDCADELNDKTIRSSQGAVFHLPIHRLTSKEIFEYLSSHQMTLAVTDVVKAQPLSAVKDVDKIAVVIGSEGKGVSEPFKQNAHCAIKIETSRFESLNAAVAAGIIAYTLRK is encoded by the coding sequence ATGAAAATCATTGATTCTCCAAAAAATGAATGGATTAAACACTTAGCACAGCTCAATCAAAAAAAGCACCGTGATGCATCTGATTTCATCCTTGTAGAAGGCGCACATCTGATTGAAGAGGCACGCAATGCCAAAATATTAGAGCAGGTGTTAAGCACACACGAACCCTGTGATGTGTTAATTAGCGATCGCGTGAGTGAGAAACTCTCACTTACTCATTCTGGGTCAACTCAATTTGGAATTGTTCGAAAACCCTCGAATGATCTGTCAAAAGATGCAACGCGCATCATGATTTTAGATGGTGTTCAAGATCCAGGCAATGTCGGAACCATCATTCGTTCCGCTTATAGTTTTGGGTTTGATGGGTGTTTGTTAACACCAGATTGTGCCGATGAGTTGAATGATAAAACCATTCGATCCAGTCAAGGCGCGGTGTTTCATCTTCCCATACATCGCCTCACATCCAAAGAAATCTTTGAGTATCTGTCTTCACATCAAATGACCCTTGCAGTTACAGATGTTGTAAAAGCACAGCCTTTATCTGCTGTTAAAGACGTTGATAAAATTGCTGTGGTCATTGGTTCTGAAGGGAAGGGTGTATCGGAACCCTTCAAGCAAAATGCGCATTGTGCCATTAAGATTGAGACCTCTCGGTTTGAATCCTTGAATGCCGCAGTTGCTGCAGGTATTATTGCCTACACACTTCGAAAATAA
- a CDS encoding AAC(3) family N-acetyltransferase, with protein sequence MISQAIKQQVQRVFDAYAVRRDAVVLLCVDPTLDKRYVKPLLESVISMVGEGCVCIVGDCSFNTNEQDVKSLRSLTNQERLVLAADYPLQLLSLRQDSILARHPSLSMGGVGKMAKFIFRHSHLDFPYDKPSAFSDLEDLNAFFLCVGNVYPKFALKYADSTNPQRVIKKESCVYNNELLSYLDFECDFKAIDDNFYHLDEVSYDAEGYLDIYSGWYSNIIIELRKSSR encoded by the coding sequence ATGATTTCACAGGCAATTAAACAACAAGTACAAAGGGTTTTTGATGCTTATGCAGTCCGTAGGGATGCAGTTGTTTTGTTGTGTGTTGATCCAACCTTGGATAAGCGTTATGTCAAACCACTTTTAGAAAGTGTGATTAGCATGGTTGGGGAAGGGTGTGTTTGTATTGTAGGGGATTGTTCCTTTAATACAAATGAGCAGGATGTCAAAAGTCTGCGCTCTTTAACCAATCAAGAACGACTTGTACTTGCAGCGGATTACCCGCTACAACTGCTTTCATTGCGTCAAGATAGCATTCTTGCACGGCATCCTTCGTTATCAATGGGTGGAGTAGGTAAGATGGCTAAGTTTATTTTTAGACATTCACACCTTGATTTCCCTTACGATAAACCTTCTGCGTTTTCTGATTTAGAAGACCTGAATGCTTTTTTTCTCTGTGTTGGAAATGTGTACCCTAAGTTTGCACTAAAATATGCTGACAGCACAAACCCACAACGCGTCATAAAAAAAGAAAGCTGTGTCTACAATAATGAGTTGTTGTCGTATCTCGATTTTGAATGTGATTTCAAAGCGATTGATGATAATTTTTACCATCTTGATGAAGTTTCATATGATGCTGAAGGGTATCTTGATATATATAGTGGATGGTATTCAAATATAATTATAGAATTAAGGAAATCCTCTCGGTGA
- a CDS encoding phosphodiester glycosidase family protein, whose amino-acid sequence MKKLIKSLLKVCVALGVTLLIVAFTLVISIRLLFSDISINAKNMFVTTMLETGNFKFVPGLFLSDAQIQEIVDRNSMKDMDTDEDLSLIDVDKENINDIELVQIEGRSFMAKMLIIKDPSRVTLATTYPWSEFGKELHELVEKENSLAAVNGGLYQSAHNKGGFPLGVVVSKGEIQFNQPTMNGLYLIGMDTKNLLRVISLEGMNASDVKKLVETEGIRDAVTFQEENTDANNHFVKLVVNGEARALEGKGSGANPRTAIGQRKDGSILLLVTDGRGSGGHLGATASDLIEIMMEYGAVNAANLDGGSSSSMFLNGHYEMTSVTLYYSNSSWRLPNAFVVEKRGE is encoded by the coding sequence ATGAAAAAACTCATAAAATCACTATTAAAGGTGTGTGTGGCACTGGGAGTGACATTATTAATTGTTGCTTTTACGTTGGTAATATCGATTAGACTCTTGTTTTCTGACATATCCATCAATGCCAAAAATATGTTTGTGACCACAATGCTTGAAACCGGAAATTTCAAATTTGTTCCCGGGCTTTTTTTGTCGGATGCACAAATTCAAGAGATTGTGGATCGAAACTCCATGAAAGATATGGATACAGATGAAGATTTGTCCTTAATTGATGTGGATAAAGAAAACATCAATGATATTGAATTGGTTCAAATTGAAGGAAGATCCTTCATGGCAAAAATGTTAATCATCAAAGACCCATCACGGGTTACATTGGCCACAACTTATCCTTGGTCTGAATTTGGAAAAGAACTCCATGAGCTTGTGGAAAAAGAAAATTCACTCGCTGCTGTCAATGGCGGTTTGTATCAATCAGCGCATAATAAAGGGGGCTTTCCCTTAGGTGTTGTGGTGTCAAAAGGGGAAATCCAGTTTAACCAACCCACAATGAATGGGTTGTATCTAATTGGAATGGATACAAAAAACCTTTTACGGGTTATCAGTTTAGAGGGCATGAATGCAAGTGATGTTAAAAAGCTTGTAGAGACCGAAGGGATTCGTGATGCGGTGACCTTTCAAGAAGAAAATACTGATGCGAATAATCACTTTGTTAAACTTGTGGTCAATGGCGAAGCCAGAGCACTTGAAGGTAAAGGGAGTGGTGCAAACCCACGGACTGCGATTGGTCAGAGAAAAGATGGTTCAATTTTACTTCTTGTGACCGATGGTCGTGGTTCAGGTGGACACTTAGGCGCAACCGCCTCAGATCTCATTGAAATTATGATGGAATATGGTGCTGTGAATGCCGCAAACTTAGATGGTGGCAGTTCATCTTCTATGTTTTTAAATGGACACTATGAAATGACCAGTGTAACACTTTACTATAGTAACTCTTCTTGGAGACTACCTAACGCGTTTGTAGTAGAAAAGAGGGGTGAATGA
- a CDS encoding phosphatidylglycerophosphatase A — protein sequence MFQHCIEVLENRGVTMDDLIDCVVYLQQRYLDNIDREEVRVDIIEILQKREVQHAVLTGAFIDIAVENGTFGSKEIENIIANDEGLYGVDEVLAYGICNLYGSIALTNYGYIDKVKPGIIGKLNEDHDGVCNTFMDDIVGAIAAAAASKLAHTNGKKD from the coding sequence ATGTTTCAACATTGTATAGAGGTTTTAGAAAACCGTGGTGTAACCATGGATGATTTGATTGATTGTGTTGTATACCTACAACAACGTTATCTTGATAATATTGACCGTGAAGAAGTTCGCGTAGATATTATTGAAATATTACAAAAAAGAGAAGTTCAACACGCGGTTTTAACGGGTGCTTTTATTGATATTGCTGTGGAAAATGGCACCTTTGGCTCAAAAGAAATTGAAAACATTATTGCGAATGATGAAGGGCTTTATGGTGTGGATGAAGTCTTGGCGTATGGCATTTGTAATCTATATGGATCAATTGCGCTGACTAATTATGGGTATATTGATAAAGTGAAACCTGGAATTATAGGTAAACTTAATGAAGACCATGATGGTGTTTGTAATACATTTATGGATGATATCGTAGGCGCGATTGCAGCTGCTGCAGCATCGAAGCTTGCACATACAAACGGTAAAAAGGACTAA
- a CDS encoding permease prefix domain 1-containing protein, with amino-acid sequence MQQIIDYVEVMFRSLPNSKSVNIAKDQILDSMLMKYDEYIKNQMSEADAIGHVIGEFGNIDELIEGLGLDLPLDGSIIESQRLDDYLRFIPRFANAIAIGVGAIGFVIAMLPIMRNFLLIPLFISVILALSVFILYGFRMHTFEDVQDSHNMLSRDDTLRVKDISDRYASRFILVLIGSIAIMLLAFIVSIMIGSQAYSFSVGAVIFTCGLFLMLRVSIPYGLYDSLINRKKNIQYNPGKFSGLIMSLAVFAYLFIGFSYNGWHPWWIIILVAGVISGYLDSLPNKEHN; translated from the coding sequence ATGCAACAGATTATTGATTATGTAGAAGTTATGTTTAGATCTCTTCCAAATTCTAAGAGTGTAAACATTGCGAAAGATCAAATACTGGATTCGATGTTAATGAAATACGACGAATATATTAAGAACCAAATGAGCGAAGCGGATGCAATTGGTCATGTTATTGGAGAGTTTGGAAATATTGATGAACTCATTGAAGGGTTGGGTCTTGACCTCCCACTTGATGGTTCAATCATTGAGTCACAAAGACTCGACGACTACTTACGTTTTATTCCACGCTTCGCAAATGCAATTGCGATTGGTGTTGGAGCCATTGGGTTTGTGATTGCAATGCTCCCAATTATGCGTAACTTTCTGCTAATTCCATTGTTCATAAGCGTAATCCTAGCCCTCAGTGTATTTATTCTTTATGGATTTAGGATGCATACATTTGAAGATGTACAAGACTCACATAACATGCTGTCACGCGATGATACACTCAGAGTAAAAGATATTTCTGATCGTTATGCTTCTCGGTTTATCCTTGTTTTGATTGGTTCCATTGCAATCATGCTATTGGCCTTTATCGTGAGCATTATGATTGGTTCACAGGCCTACTCCTTTAGTGTAGGCGCAGTCATCTTCACATGTGGATTATTCTTAATGCTACGTGTTAGTATTCCATATGGCCTTTATGATTCGCTGATTAATCGCAAGAAAAATATCCAATACAATCCTGGTAAATTCTCTGGTCTCATTATGTCATTGGCTGTCTTTGCCTATTTATTTATAGGATTTTCATATAATGGATGGCATCCATGGTGGATCATCATTTTAGTTGCCGGTGTAATTTCTGGATATCTCGATTCTTTACCAAATAAAGAGCACAATTAA
- a CDS encoding PadR family transcriptional regulator → MISSDSMRGYNDTLVLSLLVNQDSYGYEISQRITEMTGGTYSIKETTLYSTFTRLEKQGYISSYEGTVTQGRRRMYYTITQEGRVYYKEKCEEWGQIKDVIDIFTKETTHATDY, encoded by the coding sequence ATGATAAGTAGCGATAGTATGCGCGGTTATAACGATACCCTTGTTCTATCCTTGTTGGTCAACCAAGATTCATATGGCTATGAGATTAGTCAGCGAATTACCGAAATGACTGGTGGTACTTACAGTATAAAAGAAACAACTTTATACTCAACATTTACTCGACTTGAAAAACAAGGATATATTTCCTCATATGAAGGAACTGTAACGCAAGGACGAAGACGCATGTATTATACAATCACTCAAGAAGGTAGAGTGTATTATAAAGAAAAGTGCGAAGAGTGGGGACAAATAAAAGATGTAATAGACATCTTTACTAAGGAGACAACTCATGCAACAGATTATTGA
- a CDS encoding bifunctional glycosyltransferase family 2/GtrA family protein, protein MDNIYIIIPSFNPDESIMREFITDLYQACQNIVIVNDGSDASHDLFFKSFEHMGIPVLKHVVNQGKGRAIKSGFNYVLNHHDFDAVVTADCDGQHAVKDIQTCGRLAQQHPHDLVLGVRDFSQDDVPKKSRFGNRITIQVFKIFIGLNITDTQTGLRAFSQKVAKEFLGVAGERYDYETNMLISCKEKDIKISETRIDTIYINKNQTSHFNPIKDSFIIYKLFFKYILVALSSFILDISLFQLFMWMLSMDRKIFYATIFARVFSSMFNYKLNGKLIFKHSSIKSMIKYYLLVLGIMLISGFMVTFICEILTIKPVLVKLVVDGLLFVLSFVVQREWVFKR, encoded by the coding sequence ATGGACAACATTTACATCATCATTCCATCATTCAATCCAGATGAATCAATTATGCGTGAGTTTATCACTGATTTATATCAAGCATGTCAGAACATTGTGATTGTTAATGATGGTTCGGATGCATCCCATGATCTATTTTTCAAGTCGTTTGAACACATGGGTATACCCGTACTCAAACATGTCGTAAATCAAGGGAAGGGACGGGCGATTAAGTCAGGGTTCAATTATGTGTTGAATCATCATGATTTTGATGCAGTGGTAACGGCAGATTGTGATGGACAACATGCTGTAAAAGACATCCAAACATGTGGCCGCCTTGCACAACAACATCCCCATGATCTAGTATTGGGTGTTCGAGACTTTAGTCAAGATGATGTTCCAAAAAAGAGTCGGTTTGGAAATCGAATCACCATCCAAGTTTTTAAGATATTCATTGGGTTGAATATCACCGATACACAAACAGGGCTGCGAGCGTTTAGTCAAAAGGTTGCGAAAGAATTTTTAGGTGTTGCTGGAGAACGCTATGATTATGAGACCAATATGTTGATCTCATGTAAAGAAAAAGACATTAAGATATCAGAAACACGCATCGACACAATCTATATTAATAAGAATCAAACCTCACATTTTAATCCAATCAAGGATTCTTTCATTATTTATAAACTCTTTTTTAAGTATATTTTAGTCGCACTGAGTTCCTTTATTCTTGATATTTCATTATTCCAATTGTTTATGTGGATGCTGAGCATGGATCGAAAGATTTTCTATGCTACAATCTTTGCACGCGTGTTCTCTTCAATGTTTAACTATAAATTGAATGGAAAACTTATCTTCAAACACAGCTCCATAAAATCAATGATCAAATACTATCTTTTGGTACTTGGGATCATGTTGATATCAGGGTTTATGGTAACGTTTATTTGTGAGATACTCACGATAAAACCCGTCTTGGTTAAGCTTGTTGTTGATGGATTGCTCTTTGTTTTGAGCTTTGTTGTCCAACGCGAATGGGTATTTAAACGATGA
- a CDS encoding polysaccharide deacetylase family protein, protein MKKKIAIGMCVVILCVAGVFVVNSLSSKAKEDQERAEQEKTLQEIISRFSYNVITNKETFLYTFENGAYQKCGTIQEGYPLELVNEPIDVDTQYFKVKNFDAYINIYDVDGVSKKFEKDQRYTRYVMFNENVKTPTPTQFYNEDDELVLTLDTSFDLPIIIKEDGKYGVAYDDTLFYVKEVESVYPSDNTTIETRKTIRTFTYHTVYDPETQTCASVEICHPIEQFESHLQYLRDEDFLTLTMEELELFLDSKIQIPRKTVALTLDDGIYLENSVPLVEKYGMNATFFIITSKVDVSEYMDSKYARFESHSDDMHNNYKCPKNTTYSQGGQMLCEPYDSMIADLKLSQEKLQGSNYYAYPFFDFNDRAKAALKDAGFHLAFIGQYTSNGYSDKNTDKMLIRRTTIFGNYPIEMFMDFCTDND, encoded by the coding sequence ATGAAGAAAAAAATTGCGATTGGAATGTGTGTTGTGATTCTGTGTGTTGCAGGAGTTTTTGTTGTGAATTCATTAAGTTCAAAAGCAAAAGAGGACCAAGAACGGGCTGAACAAGAAAAAACACTTCAAGAAATAATCAGTCGATTCAGTTACAATGTCATCACGAATAAAGAAACATTTCTTTATACATTTGAGAATGGTGCCTATCAAAAATGTGGAACCATTCAAGAAGGATACCCACTTGAACTTGTAAATGAACCCATCGACGTTGACACGCAATATTTTAAAGTGAAGAATTTTGATGCATATATCAACATCTATGATGTTGATGGTGTTTCAAAAAAATTTGAAAAGGATCAGCGTTATACACGATATGTGATGTTTAATGAGAATGTGAAGACACCGACACCCACACAATTTTACAATGAAGATGATGAACTTGTTTTAACACTCGATACCTCTTTTGATCTTCCAATCATCATAAAAGAAGATGGGAAGTATGGTGTTGCTTATGATGATACATTATTTTACGTGAAAGAAGTTGAGTCTGTGTATCCTTCTGATAATACAACCATTGAGACGCGAAAAACCATTCGAACATTCACCTATCACACGGTTTATGACCCTGAAACACAAACCTGTGCTTCTGTAGAAATTTGTCATCCCATAGAACAGTTCGAATCGCACCTACAATATCTGAGAGATGAAGATTTCTTAACGCTGACCATGGAAGAGTTGGAACTGTTTTTGGATAGCAAAATCCAGATTCCAAGAAAAACAGTCGCCCTCACTTTGGATGATGGCATTTACTTGGAAAACTCAGTACCCCTTGTTGAGAAGTATGGGATGAATGCAACCTTCTTTATAATCACAAGTAAGGTTGATGTAAGTGAGTATATGGATTCAAAATATGCACGATTCGAATCCCATTCTGATGACATGCACAATAATTATAAATGTCCTAAAAATACGACTTACTCCCAAGGGGGTCAGATGTTATGTGAACCCTATGATTCAATGATTGCGGATTTGAAATTGAGCCAAGAGAAACTTCAAGGATCTAATTACTATGCGTATCCATTCTTCGATTTTAATGATCGTGCAAAGGCTGCGCTAAAGGATGCAGGATTCCACCTAGCATTTATTGGACAATATACCTCCAATGGGTACAGTGACAAAAACACGGATAAAATGTTGATTCGCCGGACTACCATCTTTGGAAACTATCCAATCGAGATGTTTATGGATTTCTGTACGGATAACGACTGA
- a CDS encoding ankyrin repeat domain-containing protein, with amino-acid sequence MDQTNKTFFDACAQGDLEAVVNALDNGADVNGVNGEGRTALMRSAKRGHVDVVTLLLERGAKADAQDLKGKDALMAASKKGYTKTSKLLIDAGADVNTRDHKGRTALMRASFLGHLDLVKYLVECGANVNNTDDMGRTALMEAALAFRFDIIKFLIEEGADVNAQDVNGCTALMRACYSGYADLIEYLLQHNADKTIEDKDGNLAIHYVRQHSFEDLKHLLK; translated from the coding sequence ATGGATCAGACAAACAAAACTTTCTTTGATGCTTGTGCTCAAGGAGATCTTGAAGCAGTCGTCAATGCACTTGATAATGGTGCAGATGTTAATGGTGTAAATGGTGAAGGACGTACAGCCCTTATGCGCAGTGCGAAACGGGGTCATGTTGACGTTGTAACCTTACTGCTCGAACGTGGTGCTAAAGCAGATGCTCAAGATCTTAAAGGTAAAGACGCATTGATGGCAGCATCAAAGAAAGGCTATACCAAAACGTCTAAATTACTCATTGATGCAGGAGCCGATGTAAATACACGTGATCATAAGGGAAGAACCGCGTTAATGCGTGCTTCATTCTTAGGCCATTTGGATTTAGTGAAGTATCTTGTGGAATGTGGAGCAAATGTGAATAACACCGATGATATGGGCCGCACCGCACTTATGGAAGCTGCGTTAGCGTTCAGATTTGATATTATCAAATTTTTAATCGAAGAAGGTGCAGATGTTAATGCACAAGATGTCAATGGATGTACTGCTCTTATGAGAGCATGCTACTCCGGATATGCAGATTTAATAGAGTATCTTCTACAACATAATGCCGATAAGACGATCGAAGATAAAGATGGAAACCTCGCAATCCATTATGTTCGTCAACATAGTTTTGAAGATTTAAAACACCTATTAAAATAA
- the ileS gene encoding isoleucine--tRNA ligase, with product MNYKDTLLLPKTDFEMRGNLNKKEPGLQQAWDEMKLYNRMLEQREGAPLFTLHDGPPFANGNIHIGHALNKSLKDFIIRSHFMAGYKTPFRPGWDTHGLPIEVAIQKTGVNRKEMSIADFRKLCEAFALGQIKIQIADFKQLGTVADYDNPYITLNKDFEAKQIKVFAKMALKGMIYKGLRPVYWSPSSESALAEAEIEYRDRKDPQIYVSFKVVDGKGLLTSDDALIIWTTTPWTIPANLAISVNETFDYALIKTDKGQFVVLEKMVEQLQKELNFEYAEVLKTFKGKELEGVTTQHPLYDRLSPVLLGDHVTDDAGTGCVHTAPDHGVEDFEVGKKYGIHPIDPIDNQGVLRENTGPFAGLYFEDANKAVTKALDECGALLKLSFITHSYAHDWRTKKPVMYRATTQWFASIDMVRDDVLRMIDEEVEWNPTWGRKRMYNMIKDRGDWTISRQRAWGVPLPILYAEDDTPIMEEKVFDHIVELFNEHGSNVWFERDAIDLLPEGYTHPGSPNGTFRKEKDIMDVWFDSGSSHTSALNHDEVPLPVDLYFEGSDQYRGWFNSSLIISAAVYGHAPYKNVVSHGFVMKDDGQKMSKSSGDALKPAKIIGDLGADILRLWVASVDYQNDAPISQNVLKQVSELYRKIRNTFRFMHGNLTDFNPDTDMVAFEDLSVLNRYVLSEVHKVNELSQEAYMNYDFQKVTTLVGNALTNLMSAYYLDYTKDILYIEGQNSRQRREIQSVLYESLMVYSRLMAPILVHTTEELNKIFRPQDESIHLTEFVKVREDVLSVQELEDFKRLFELREAVFKALEEKRADKVIGKSLEGLVKLHLSEKDQALVEQILGNNAAQWFIVSRLEFVDETLPEVFGFEVDVVKAEGSVCPRCWNIVTDAHEETGLCGRCHHVVGELHENH from the coding sequence GTGAACTATAAAGACACATTGTTATTACCAAAGACAGATTTTGAGATGCGTGGGAATCTCAACAAAAAAGAACCCGGGCTACAACAGGCATGGGATGAGATGAAGCTTTACAATCGAATGCTAGAACAACGAGAGGGAGCACCGTTATTTACACTTCACGATGGGCCTCCTTTTGCCAATGGGAACATCCATATTGGACACGCACTCAACAAGTCATTGAAAGACTTTATCATCCGTTCACACTTTATGGCAGGGTATAAGACGCCATTTAGACCAGGATGGGATACGCATGGACTCCCAATTGAGGTTGCAATTCAAAAAACTGGTGTTAATCGTAAGGAAATGTCCATTGCTGATTTCCGTAAGTTATGTGAGGCTTTTGCACTGGGACAAATTAAAATTCAAATCGCAGACTTCAAACAATTAGGAACTGTTGCAGATTATGACAATCCATACATTACCTTAAACAAAGATTTTGAAGCAAAACAAATTAAAGTCTTTGCGAAGATGGCCCTTAAAGGCATGATTTATAAAGGACTTCGCCCGGTATATTGGTCACCATCGAGTGAATCTGCTCTAGCAGAAGCTGAAATCGAGTACCGTGATCGCAAAGATCCACAGATCTATGTTTCTTTTAAGGTTGTCGATGGAAAAGGACTCTTAACATCCGACGATGCATTGATCATCTGGACCACAACACCATGGACCATTCCTGCAAACCTTGCAATTTCAGTGAATGAAACCTTTGACTATGCCCTAATTAAAACGGATAAAGGTCAATTTGTCGTCCTTGAGAAGATGGTTGAACAACTCCAAAAAGAATTGAACTTTGAGTATGCAGAAGTACTCAAAACTTTCAAAGGGAAAGAACTTGAAGGTGTCACAACACAACACCCACTTTATGATCGGTTATCACCGGTTCTTTTAGGGGATCACGTAACGGATGATGCAGGGACTGGGTGTGTCCATACTGCTCCAGACCATGGTGTTGAAGACTTTGAAGTTGGGAAAAAATATGGCATTCACCCAATTGACCCGATTGATAATCAAGGGGTATTACGTGAAAATACCGGTCCATTTGCAGGGCTGTATTTTGAAGATGCCAACAAGGCTGTCACAAAAGCGCTTGATGAATGTGGTGCACTCTTAAAATTATCCTTTATTACGCACTCCTACGCACATGACTGGCGTACAAAAAAACCTGTAATGTATCGTGCGACTACCCAATGGTTTGCATCCATTGACATGGTACGTGATGACGTACTTCGCATGATTGATGAAGAAGTAGAATGGAACCCAACTTGGGGTCGTAAACGGATGTACAACATGATCAAAGATCGTGGTGACTGGACGATTTCACGACAACGTGCATGGGGTGTCCCACTGCCAATTTTATATGCAGAAGACGATACACCCATCATGGAAGAAAAAGTATTTGATCACATTGTTGAATTGTTTAATGAACACGGAAGCAATGTTTGGTTTGAACGCGATGCAATAGATCTACTTCCTGAAGGCTATACCCATCCAGGTTCACCAAATGGTACCTTCCGTAAAGAAAAAGATATTATGGACGTATGGTTTGACTCAGGTTCATCGCATACATCAGCCTTAAATCACGATGAAGTGCCACTTCCTGTAGACCTTTATTTTGAAGGTTCAGATCAATACCGAGGTTGGTTTAATTCATCCTTGATTATTTCAGCGGCAGTCTATGGTCACGCACCGTATAAAAATGTTGTATCACATGGATTTGTCATGAAAGATGATGGGCAAAAAATGAGTAAATCTTCTGGGGATGCGCTTAAACCAGCGAAAATCATTGGTGACTTAGGCGCAGATATTCTCCGTTTATGGGTTGCAAGTGTTGATTACCAAAACGATGCCCCAATCTCCCAAAATGTCTTAAAACAAGTCAGTGAATTATATCGTAAAATCCGAAATACCTTTAGATTCATGCACGGTAACCTCACAGACTTCAATCCAGATACCGATATGGTAGCATTTGAAGACTTAAGTGTTTTAAATCGCTATGTACTCAGTGAAGTGCATAAAGTGAATGAACTCAGCCAAGAAGCATATATGAACTATGACTTCCAAAAAGTCACGACACTAGTTGGTAACGCATTAACAAACCTAATGTCAGCATACTATCTTGACTATACCAAAGATATTTTATACATTGAAGGTCAAAATTCACGTCAACGCCGTGAAATTCAATCCGTCTTGTATGAATCACTGATGGTGTATTCACGCCTTATGGCTCCAATCTTAGTGCATACAACAGAAGAACTGAACAAGATTTTTAGACCTCAAGATGAAAGCATTCACTTGACTGAGTTTGTGAAGGTTCGTGAAGATGTTTTAAGCGTTCAAGAACTTGAAGACTTTAAACGTTTATTTGAACTGCGAGAAGCGGTATTTAAAGCACTTGAAGAAAAACGCGCGGATAAAGTTATCGGTAAGTCCCTTGAAGGCTTGGTAAAACTCCATTTAAGTGAGAAAGACCAAGCATTGGTTGAACAGATCCTTGGAAATAATGCAGCACAATGGTTTATCGTTTCACGTTTAGAATTTGTTGATGAAACACTCCCTGAAGTCTTTGGCTTTGAAGTAGACGTTGTGAAAGCAGAAGGATCAGTATGTCCACGTTGTTGGAATATTGTGACGGATGCACATGAAGAGACAGGATTATGTGGACGGTGTCATCATGTAGTTGGTGAACTTCATGAAAATCATTGA